Below is a genomic region from Planktothrix serta PCC 8927.
TACTTTTAAGCGTTCCGATGGGTACATCAATACTTAACTTACCCGAAACGGTCACAGTTCCTATTTTATCAGGATGTTTAAATTGCCGATGACTCCCTCGCGTTCTTGATAAATACCAACCCTCGT
It encodes:
- a CDS encoding type II toxin-antitoxin system HicA family toxin, whose protein sequence is MKVRDVIKRLENEGWYLSRTRGSHRQFKHPDKIGTVTVSGKLSIDVPIGTLKSIWRQAQIEEDQ